A region from the Pseudomonas sp. KU26590 genome encodes:
- a CDS encoding CsgE family curli-type amyloid fiber assembly protein has protein sequence MTTLKVICLWLLLLCAATTAFAQPSVNTSATVEQHRTLNHRDVGGIVIGQTMTLAGRTFYDSFANTWREKDEAETFTVTITERPTARLGSQVFVDYGNRRLFQMFLPPNRTLIPAIAADAAGQVYQAILDYQLAQFFGDPDMGRDEL, from the coding sequence ATGACAACCCTAAAGGTTATTTGCCTGTGGCTGTTGCTCCTGTGCGCCGCCACCACGGCGTTTGCCCAGCCCAGCGTGAACACTTCCGCGACGGTTGAACAACACAGGACGCTTAACCACCGGGACGTCGGCGGCATTGTGATCGGGCAGACCATGACCCTGGCAGGTCGGACGTTTTATGACAGTTTCGCCAATACCTGGCGTGAGAAAGATGAAGCGGAAACGTTCACCGTCACCATTACTGAACGACCCACTGCGCGCTTAGGCAGTCAGGTGTTCGTGGATTACGGCAATCGCCGGTTGTTTCAAATGTTCCTGCCACCTAACCGCACGCTTATTCCGGCCATTGCAGCCGACGCGGCCGGTCAGGTGTACCAGGCCATTCTTGATTATCAATTGGCACAATTC